The Pseudomonas moraviensis genome contains the following window.
TTCTCGATGCCTTCGTCTATCACAACTACGCCATCGCCGATCTGCCGGGCACCGTGCGAGCCGGCAAGCAGGTGGTGAGCTGGGGCGAAAGCACGTTCATTGGCAACTCGATCAACAGCATCAACCCGATCGACGTCTCGGCATTCCGGCGGCCCGGTGCCGAGATCAAGGAAGGCCTGATCCCGGTGAACATGCTGTTCGGCTCGCAGAGCCTGACCGACAAACTCTCGGTCGAAGGCTTCTATCAACTGGAATGGGACCAGACCGTTCTCGACAACTGCGGCACGTTCTTCGGTGTCGACGTAGCCGCGGACGGTTGCAACAACGGCTACACCGTCGGCAGTCCGGCGGTGGCGCCACTGGTGCCGCTGACCACCGTGTTCGGCCAAGGCATTCAGGTCACCCGCGAAGGCGTGGTGATCCCCCGTGGCGGCGACCGCGATGCGCGCGATTCGGGGCAGTGGGGCACGGCGCTGCGCTGGCTCGGCGAAGACACCGAATACGGCCTCTACTTCATGAACTACCACAGCCGTACGCCGACAGTCGGCACCACCACGGCGGGGCTGTCGACACTGGCGGCACTGCCTGGCCTGGTCGGCATTGCCAACGGCCTGGCGCCTGGCAGCGGCGCGGGGCTGGCGCAAAGCGTGATGCTCGGGCGCGGTCAGTACTACCTCGAATACCCGGAAGACATTCGCCTGTACGGCGCGAGTTTCTCGACCACTCTGCCGACCGGTACCGCGTGGACCGGCGAGATCAGCTACCGGCCGAACGCGCCGGTGCAGGTCAACACCAACGACCTGACCCTGGCGCTGGTCAACCCGATTGCCGGCGGCACGGCATCGCCAGTCGCCACTTCGCCGGGCGCGGACAACAAAGGCTACCGGCGCAAGGAAGTCACGCAGATCCAGAGCACCCTCACACACTTCTTCGATCAGGTGCTGGGCGCTGAACGCCTGACCGTAGTCGGCGAAGCGGCGGTGGTGCATGTCGGTGGCCTGGAGTCGCGCAGTGAGCTGCGTTATGGCCGTGATTCGGTCTACGGCCAGTACGGTTTTGGCGGCGACACCGACGGTTTCGTCACCTCGACCTCGTGGGGCTATCGCGCCCGGGCGATTCTCGATTACGCCAACGTCATCGGCGGGATCAACCTCAAGCCCAACCTGTCGTGGTCGCACGACGTCGCCGGTTACGGCCCCAACGGTCTGTTCAACGAAGGTGCGAAAGCCGTGAGCTTCGGCGTCGATGCCGACTACCGCAACACCTACACCGCGAGCCTCAGTTACACCGACTTTTTCGGTGGC
Protein-coding sequences here:
- a CDS encoding DUF1302 domain-containing protein codes for the protein MTKTTMRAIFTPQALAAAVALGCCAQAQAVAFNIGEIEGTFDSSLSIGASWGLRDADSSLVSTVNGGSGQSSTGDDGRLNFKKGETFSKIFKGIHDLELKYGDTGVFVRGKYWYDFELKDEDREFKQISDSGRKEGAKSSGAQILDAFVYHNYAIADLPGTVRAGKQVVSWGESTFIGNSINSINPIDVSAFRRPGAEIKEGLIPVNMLFGSQSLTDKLSVEGFYQLEWDQTVLDNCGTFFGVDVAADGCNNGYTVGSPAVAPLVPLTTVFGQGIQVTREGVVIPRGGDRDARDSGQWGTALRWLGEDTEYGLYFMNYHSRTPTVGTTTAGLSTLAALPGLVGIANGLAPGSGAGLAQSVMLGRGQYYLEYPEDIRLYGASFSTTLPTGTAWTGEISYRPNAPVQVNTNDLTLALVNPIAGGTASPVATSPGADNKGYRRKEVTQIQSTLTHFFDQVLGAERLTVVGEAAVVHVGGLESRSELRYGRDSVYGQYGFGGDTDGFVTSTSWGYRARAILDYANVIGGINLKPNLSWSHDVAGYGPNGLFNEGAKAVSFGVDADYRNTYTASLSYTDFFGGDYNVLEDRDFVALSFGVNF